AGAAAAACTGATGAATCCGCCAGAGGGTCGTTTCCGTTAAAATGAAAACCATCCCAACCTCCCCTTCCGTTTTCATGATTTGAGAAGCCTGCCGTATCAGCCACCGAGAAAATAACCGGACTTCCGGGCTCGCCAATGGCTGATATGCTGCCATTAACATCCAGTCTGAAATGCCCTGTTGCCAGAACCATTGTCCCGGCTTTAAATTTCAACTGTTCGCCGGTTGGTACTGTTACATTTCCAGCTATCAGCACGGTGTCAGCTTCCAATAACCCCGATTGTGTGCCCTGTATCAGTATAGTTTGTGAATGTCCCGGAAAATTGAAGTTTAAAAGTAAAATAAGCAACAGAAATACAATTAAAGGCTTTTTCATTGTCAGCTGTTTTTGGAATCAATCCTGCTCAAAACATTTAGTTTGGTTCTTTAAGACCAGGGCCGGTTGGCCGGATCCGGGCAAAGGTCTGAAAAAAAATGCCTGCATTAAACGTCAATTTTTAATCCACTGTTGTAAGCCATCGTGCATTATTGGATAAAGAAGAGAACAGGTTGCCAATCTTTAATAGATTGATCTGTATTCTTAGTGTCAGATTTGCGACCCTGACATATTCCCGGCACCCCGGTTGGTCTGGTTCTATTACCCTATTAAAAATCTGGTTTTCAATATGAATATGAATCCTTGGGTATATCAGGTTAAGCAGGTTGGTCCGGATAAGGATTATAAAAGTGAAAAAAGTGTACGATTTTGCTTGATTTATGTGAAAAATATGCTATTTTTGTCTGTAATTCAGGTGGTTACGTAAATTCTTGCACAGTTTTTAACTGTAAAATAATTTTACATCAAACACCGGATCCTATGCTACCCCAAACCCCTAAAAGATAGCATTTAACGGATCTGTATCCGTCATTTTTGCTCATTGGTTATTGCCGGATGAATAAAAATTTCTTTTTGCGGGAATTTTTTTTACTAATGCAATGATTTTTTAAATATTTGAATGTAAGGCATTTGGGGAAAACATGTTTTTATTAAGACAACAGGAATTACTACATAAACAGGCTTTTTGTATCGAAAAGCGCTGCTATGTAAGTTACTTTTGATTCAAATATCAATAAATAATCGTGATCAGGCAGGGGTTAACCGGACAACCGGCTTGTCGAAATGAAAAGGTCATAATGCATGAAACTAACTGACGCCTATTTTCCTTACAGCTTTCCTGCAGAATTGGCAGATTGTGTCTGTTGTCCCCGCGAATGTCATGCTGACCGAACGGCAGGGCCCGGCGGATACTGTAAATCGGATGCTTTTCCCGGAGTCAGTTCAATATGCCTTCACAGAGGTGAAGAGCCGGTGATCGGAGGCGAACAGGGTATTTGTAATGTTTTCTTTGGAAGATGCAACCTTCAGTGTATTTATTGCCAGAACTGGCAGATCAGTAGCCGTAATGAAGCGATACAGATTGAATATCAGCGTATTGACAGCATCGTTCATGCTATATCAAAGTTGCTGGATGAAGGTTGCAGAGCAGTAGGATTTGTTTCTCCTTCCCATATGGTTCCACAGATGCTTGCCATCATCAACGCATTGAATGATTCAGGCAGAAAACCGGTAATTGTATACAACAGCAATGGATATGACAGGGTTGAAACTCTCAAAATGCTTGAAGGAATTGTTGATGTGTATCTGCCTGATCTGAAATATATGGATTCACGCCTGGCACATGAATATTCAGATACCGGAAATTATGTTTCGGTTGCCCGGAAGGCGCTGAAGGAGATGTTCAGGCAAAAGGGAACAGCGCTGATTACCGATGATGCGGGTCAGGCTTTAAGCGGGTTGATTATCAGGCATCTGGTGCTTCCCGGTAATATTGAGAACAGCATGAATGTGCTCCGGTTTATCGCTGAAGAACTTTCTCCCGGAATTCATATATCATTAATGTCACAGTATTTTCCAATGCCTGCAGTTGCCGGCCATCCTTTACTTGGCAGAGCCCTTACCGAACTGGAATATAAGCTGGTTGCCGAAGAGATGGAAGCACTCGGGTTATTTAAGGGATGGATTCAGGAAGCAGGTAGTTCAGGTAGTTATCTCCCTGACTTTTGTTTTGATCATCCGTTTGAGAAATATTAACATATAATAACAGCGCCTTGCGACCTGACATAAATACCGGAATAAAAAAGATGATGGGGTTACTCCTGCTGGCAGGATTGCTGACCTCATTTTCTCTGACCGGATTCGCAATGGCGGGGCAGGAATCTGACAGCCTGCGTATTGTGCTTGAAAAGGCGGAAGGTCCTGTTCAGCAGGCGGCAATCATAAAGCAACTTTCAAGGCTCGCCTTATCGGAAGGGGATTACCCGGTGGCCATTGAATACCTGAACCGGGAGCTGGAATTAAGGGTAGTTACGGGTGATTCGGTTTCGTGGGCGAATGCGCATTATAACCTCGGTATGATATTCAGTATGATCCGGAGCTTCGACAAGGCAATCCATCATAGTCTTATCGCACTGGAATACTTTGACAGGAGCCGGCTTTACAACGAAGTGGCCAATACCTGCATAAACCTGGGGTTTGTTTATAATGAAACCAGAAATCCTGATCTGGCATATTCTTATTACGAAAGGGCCTTGCACATATTTAATGAACTTTCCAGTAAGCAGGGGCTTGAAGCTTCTTATCTGAATCTTGGAATTCTCAGCGATAAAAGCATTGATCAGGGAAAGGAAAGGCAAAAGTTTGACGAAGCCCAGGGTGGCGTGAGAAAAGCCAACAATGCATCTCTGATTGTAATTTACACCAGCCTTGGCAAATTAAACCTGAATAAGAATGATTTGATTCAGGCGGAGAATTATCTCAAGCAGGCCCTCGACCTGGCAATTCAGATGGGCGATCAGCAATATGAAGCGGTTATTAAGGTGTCTCTGGCGTCGGTTTATTTTACTTCGGGAAGAAGGCCGGACGCATACAGACTTGCCGAATCAGGGTTGGAACTGGCAAAGAGCCTTAAAATCAGGAATGTAATACTTGAGGCCTATGCCGAACTGGCAAAGATATCCATGGGATTGAATCAGCCGGTGCTTGCCTATAGTTTTCTCGATCAGTACTCAAAACTTAAAGACAGTATTTATGATGAACAGCAATCCTATTTGCTGAGCCAGGCGCAGGCTAGATTTGAGGTAGGGCGCAAGGAGCTTGACAGTGAAAGACTGCTTCGCGAAAACTTAGAGCAGGCATTGAAACTGGAGCGGAACAAAAAGTCGAAGGTTGCCCTGATAGGTGTTGTAATATTTATTGTGATATTGCTGGCTTTCTTTTTTAAACGGTATTATTTTAAAACAAAAGCCGTTGATAATCTGGAAGATAAAAACAGGCTGATTGAAACCCAGAAAGCGGAACTTGAACAATTGATTCAAACGAAAGACAGATTTTTATCTATTATTGCCCACGACCTCAAAAACCCTTTTACTTCGCTGCTTGGGTTTGCGGATCTTGCTTACAATGAGTTTGATGATATTACTGATGCCGAAAAACGTTCCTATCTGGGTATTATCAGGCAGTCAAGCCAGCATATTTATTCATTGCTCGATAACCTGCTGACCTGGTCGAGGGCGCAATCCGGACGCATTGACTTTAAACCTGAGCCAGTTGATCTTTCCGAGATTGTGGAAACCTCTATTGATGTTGTCCGCAGCATGGCTGATAACAAGCAGATTTCGCTCTACACTGATTTTACTAAAGATGTGATTGTTAAGGCTGATAAAAACATGCTTTTTACGGTGCTGAGAAATTTGCTGAGCAATGCCATTAAATTTACGCAGAACGGAGGATCTGTTACCGTGAGCTGTAATTGCAGCGGGGGGAAAGCCGTCGTGAGCGTAACAGATACGGGAATCGGAATGAATGAAGATGAGCTGTCACGGTTATTCAGGATAGATGGGAATCTGAAAACCTCAGGCACCAATAACGAAACCGGTACCGGCCTTGGGCTGATTCTCTGCCAGGAGTTTATGAATATTCATAAATCAAAGATTCAGGCCCGGAGCACGCCCGGGAAAGGCAGTACCTTCAGTTTTACCCTCGAGATAATTCCAAAATAAAAAAGCATCTGTTTACTTTACCGGTATCCGTTCATCTTTACGGAAGGGTATGTCAATTTTTCATGCTTTGATCTCTGTCCGGGATCCGGCAGGCCGCCGGGATAATAAAAAGAATAACCCGTCAGGCTGGTAAGACCTGACAGGTTTATATCCAAAATCGATCCTGGTCCTTATCAGAAGGGCAGATCATTCGTAAGTTCGTCAGCGGCAGTTGAGGCTATGCCTGTATCCGGCAATGAGGAGGCAGCCTGTTGTTCAGGGGCGGCGCCTGCACCTTCTATCTTCCAGGCTTCCAAATTGGTGAAGTAGTTGACATTGCCGTCTTTTTCCCATTTTCGCCCCCTTAAGTTGAACCACAACCGGATATCCTGTCCGATATTGTAGGCGTCAATCAGGCTGCAGCGATCCTGCGTCAGCTGGAATTTCAGCATTTCTGAGAATGAAGAGCTAGGATTATCCCTGTACTCGATTACAAATTCCCTTTTTTTAAATTTATCAGAAACGTTCTGTGTTTCAAATTTTTCAATCAGTTTTCCTGTAATTTCAAAAGCCATTGTAAATAAATATAAAGTGAATTAATAAGGAATTTTTCTGTCGGATTCTTTCCATTGTCTGAACACATGCAAAGCCTCTTCCCGCAATAATTGTCCAGCAGGAATGGAGCGCTGTCCGGGGTTAAGGCTGATCTCCCTGTAGATAAAGTCATCGTCAAAGCCTGCATCAGCGGCGTCCTGCCGGCTAGCGGCGAAATAAATTCTTTCGGGGCGTGCCCAATAAATGGCGCCGAGGCACATCGGGCATGGTTCGCAGGAACAGTAAATTTCGCAGCCTTTCAGCTGAAAATCGCCCAATACAGTACAAGCTTCCCTGATTGCAACCACCTCGGCATGGGCTGTCGGATCATTGTTTGAAGTAACATGGTTGCTTCCGCGGGCAATGATTTTTCCGTCCTTTACCACAACAGCGCCAAAAGGCCCTCCGTTGCCCGAAGAAATATTTTCTTCTGCAAGGCGCAGGGCTTCAGCCATAAATTCTTTTCTTGCATCATTCATGTTCAATCAGAATTGGTTCCACGATCCCCTGCTGGTATCAGCCTCCAGCGCTATCATTAACAACCTGATGTAATCATTGCGGGAAACCGTATAAGCCCCCAGACTCAGCAGGTGAGGAGTCGGCAGCTGGGCATCAATAAAAAGAAAACCTTTCTCCGCCAGTTTTGTGCAAAGATAATAAAGGGCAGCTTTGGAAGCATCATTCACCAGGTGAAACATTGATTCACCAAAAAATGCCTTGCCCAGCGAAACCCCATACAATCCGCCGGCAAGGCGGTTTTCATGCCAAACTTCAACCGAATGGGCCAGCCCAAGCGTATGCAGTCCGGTGTATGCAGCAATCATTGCAGGCGTAATCCATGTTCCGCTCTCCTGTTTTCTCCTTACTTCAGCACAAAACTGAATCACCCTGGTGAAATCTTTATCAAATGAAAAGGTGAAATGTCCGTTTTTTAGTTTTTGTTTCAGGCTTGAGGAGGTTCTGAACGAACCGGGCTTAAGCAGGCACCTGGTCTCCGGGGAGTACCACAGAATTGGTGTCGAAGCATCATACCACGGGAAAATACCGCTGCTATATGCTTTTACAAGCCTCCCGGGACTCAGATCGCCCCCTGCGGCCAATAAGCCGTCTGCCCTGCAATCACTCAGGGGTGGAAAGTCGTCGGATGTGCGCAGATATTTTATCCTGTGATCAGTTTTCATGACCATTCAATGATTTTCACTGGCTAATTTAGGCATTTTAACCTCCCGGTTATAGTCATATTATGAGTAAATATTTTACTCATTTAGGATTCCGGCAAAAAAAAACCGGTCACATGAACCGGTTTTAAATTAATTAATGCCAGTGATCAGGCATTTTCTTTTTCGAAGTCATGCATACAGGCTACCAATGCTTCTACGCTTTCCTTCGGCAGGGCGTTGTAGGTTGAAGCCCTGAATCCGCCAACTGAACGGTGGCCTTTAATGCCAACCATACCGCGGCTTTTGGCAAATTCCATAAAGGCATCTTCTCTGTCCTTGTACTGTTCTTTCATCACGAAGCAGATGTTCATCAGTGACCTTGAGTCTTTCTCTGCGGTTCCTACGAACATTTTGCTGTTGTCTATGGCATTGTAAAGGATGTTTGCTTTCTCTATGTTCATTTTTTCGATGGCAGCCACTCCGCCAATGGATTTGATCCATTTCAGCGTTTCTTTCACTGTAAAGATGGGCAGACACGGAGGGGTGTTGAACATGGAACCTTCCTTGATATGGGTACGGTAGTCCAGCATGGTCGGAATGGCTCTTTCAACTTTGCCGAGGATATCTTCGCGTACAATCACAAAAGTAACACCTGCAGGTCCAAGGTTTTTCTGGGCACCTCCATAGATCATGGCATACTTCGAAACATTAACCGGACGGCTGAGAATGTCCGATGACATATCGGCAATCAGGGGAACGTTGCAGTCTAAATCAGTGCGGATTTCAGTTCCGTATATAGTGTTGTTGGTGGTAATGTGGAAATAGTCGGCATCGGCAGGAACGGTGTAGCCTTTCGGAATGTAGGTAAAGTTCTTGTCAGCTGATGAAGCAACAACATTCACTTCGCCAAAAAGCTTTGCTTCCTTGATTGCTTTCTTAGCCCAGACTCCGGTTTCGAGGTAGGCTGCCTTTTTCGACATCAGGTTGAAGGGAACCATACAGAACTGCAGGCTGGCCCCTCCGCCAAGGAAGAGAACCTGATAACCTTCAGGGATGTTGAGCAACTCTTTAAAAAGGGCTGTTGCTTCGTCAATCACTGCCTGAAAATCCTTGCTCCGGTGAGAGATTTCAAGGATTGACATACCAATGCCATTCAGGTCCAGCACAGCCTTGGCCGTGTTTTCGATAGCTACCTGGGGCAGTATGGAAGGACCGGCGTTAAAATTGTGTTTTTTCATGATGTTGTTAGTTAAGTTGGTAAACTTATTTTATGTCTGAAGCACTTAAATACCGGCTGAAAAGTGAAGCAAAGGTATAAAGTTTTATACAGTTGCCAAGCTTATGCAAATTCTTTTATAAAATTGGTTAATCAGCTGTGAAATAGTAAATTGCCGGTATAAATTTAAATAAATTATGTGAACTTTGCAAATTGTAAATGAATGTTTTATGTATATAATGCCGGGCCGGACGAAATAAATGAGTGCCAGCCCGGGTAATTCCGGGAATGAGTTTAGAATTCAGGTCAATTAACCTGTTATTATCTATTTGTTAAGAACAAGGAAGGGATAACTTTAATAAGCTTCACTGAGGCGGAAACAGATCATAGCTGACCGGTTTGCGTGATTTTTTTTCCTTGCCGGATGGCGCCGGGTTGCGTGGAGCAATATCTTCCACAAAGCTCCAGAGCTTATTGAAAACTATATAGCCGTCATAAACATTTCCGGCCGGTACATAGGCCCATCGCTGTCCTGTAAGTGATTCATCCATTGGCACCAGACGGTCGAGGACAATTATTTCATCGGTTACCTTTCTCTGTGATTTCCTCACATTGGAGAGGGTGACTTTCTGGCGGTCATAGCTTTGTGTGAATGATGCCTGTGAAGCGTATTCCGAAACCACCCTGTTTTTTAATCCGTCTTTTGTCCTGAATATGGATGCCCCGAAAACAGGAAATCCATCCTGATCAAAACTAAGTGCATCAATTGTCTTTCTGCTGGTGGTCCGGTTGAAACCATCCCAGCCAAGCAGGGTGTAAAAGGAACCGGTTAGGTCGGTCCTGTATATGATGCGGTAATACAGTCCGCCCGGCCAGTTTCCGTCCCGGAAAATGGTTTCTTCCGATATTTCCTGCAAAGCAGGCAAGGGCTTCATGGGTATAACCTGGTTTGTAATGTTGTTTTTGATTATCAGGAAGTAAATGTTAATTCCGTTGTTTTGCTGCAGGTTCCAGTTGAAAAAAGTGATTTTTGCATCCGGTGAAGTGATTATACCGGTATTCAGCGAATCGAATATCTTGTCCGAAGCAGGCTTTTCTTTAAGCGCGGCAGTCAGCTCAGCAAAGAAAACATTATTGATTTCCAGTCGCAGTGAGTCTGATTTTTCTTTGCGGGCACTGTCGATCAGCGCCCTCAGCCTGTTGCCGGAAGTTTCCTGCAGCGGTTGAAGGGCTTTGAGGCTTAATCCGTTGAAAGTAAACAGTAAAATCAGGCTAAGGGACAAAATGGGTTTCATTGAATGCAATTGGATTGTAAGGCATTTCAGCTGAGAAATCTTAATTTTGCTGCAAATATACACTTCAATAACGTTCATGGATCAAAAACCGATACAGGCAGGACTGTATAAATTTGCAGAAGAGTTGTTTTTCCTGTCGGGGGAAAACATCCGGCCTTTCCATGCAGCCCAGGGGACGGCCCGGCATGATGATTTTCGTGAGCAATTTCTGTCAGGCATTCGTGCTGACCGGTGGTTTGTTGATGAGCATATCAGGTATGCCCTGAGGTGGCTGGCGGAAAGTATGCTTGTGACGGGTCAGGTGCTGCCGGCGATGAAGCCTGTGAACAAATCTTTGCCGGTTGCTTTCTGGATAAAGCCACTGTCCCCGCTTGAGGGAGTGGGAGAAATTATACTGGCTGCCTTTCACGGATACAGATGCTTATTAAAGACCAGTTTCAGCGACAGAAAAATGTATGAAGCTGTTTTCGGTTTGCTGGGCAATTATATTGCCGGTTTTACCGAAAGAATAATTTATGTTGAGGACTCATTTCCTGGTTTCAGCGGGATGATTGTTATTGGCGAAAAGAATGGGCCGGTTTCAGAATCATACCTCGTGCGGTATCCGTTGCTCAGGTTCAATTATAATCAAACGGCGATTATCACAGGAAATGAGTCAGATGAGGAGTTGTGCATTCTTGCCGAAGATATTTGCATTTATTTCGGACGCTCTGCGCGCAATGTCAAGATGTTGAAGGTGCCACAGGATTATGATTTCCGGTCATTGACAGAAGCAATCTCAGCATACAACTGGCAGATCAATTATTCGGTTTACCTGAATCATTATGAATATCATAAGGCTTCGATGTTGTTGGGCAGGGTGCCGCACCTTGACAGCGGACATCTGCTCCTAACTGCAAACCGGGAATATTCAGGCAGAATCGGTGTTTTGGTTTATGAATACAGTCATCAGGGGCCGGAAACCGATAATCCGGTTGCCGGAACGGCAGGTGGAGTCCTGAAATCAACTCAGACGGGAAGGTGCCGGAGTTTTTTCTGCAATACGGACGAGATGGGAATATTTCTTGAAAAACTGAAAGATTGTATGTAGATAAAAGTTAAAATAAGTTTCAGATTTTTTTGGCTATTAGTAAAATAGTTTTTACTTTTGCAGTCCCAAAAATTAAAGGGTTAAGCATTGCAGCAATGCTGCAATCGTTTAAAAGTAAAAACATTGATTGAACCGGGATTTTTTAACAATAACTGAACTCATGAAAAAAGACATTCATCCCAAGGATTACAGGTTGGTGGTTTTCAAAGATATGTCGAACGACTATACATTTGTCACTAAATCAACAGTAGCTACCAAAGATACCATTGTTTGGGAAGATGGTAAAGAGTACCCGCTGGTAAAGCTTGAGATTTCGAATACATCTCATCCTTTTTATACCGGTAAGATTAAGCTTATCGACACCGCCGGACGTGTTGACAAGTTCAAAACGAAATACCAGAAACATTTCGACAACAGGAACAAGGCCTGAAGCAAGTTTTCAGCATCCGGTTGTTAATAAGATTTCCACGGCCCTTTTCTTTAAAAGGGCTTTTTTCGTTACTTTTGTTGATATTATAAGTTTAAGCACCTTTAATTTCTTTCTTTTATGAACTATGTCCTTTTTGACGAGTCGAGGCGCGACAACCTGCTCCCGCTGACCTTTATGAGGCCTGTTGCCGATATCAGGTTTGGTATACTTACAATACGTGAAAAGTGGGAATACTTTTTGAAATGTAAGACTTCGACCCTTACCGAAAACTATCTCTCTGCCAAGTTTCCTCTCGTGAAGGAGAAAGAAAATATCATCATCAATGGTGCTGTTTGTCCGAATGATATGCTTGTTGAAGAAATTGGTCAGTTGCAGGCCGGACAGGCGCTGGTGAAGGGGGATACTGTTATTGCCATGTACCTGAATGAGTCGGATTTTGAAAAACCAAGCGGTGCTGTCGAAGAGATTGAAACAGAAGCTGAATTTCTGGAAATCAACAATACCTGGGATATATTTGCGAAAAATGGATTGGCATTGGCTTTTGATTTTGAGTTGATTACCAAAGGCAGAAAATCACAGAAAATTCCTGCCCACTGTCTGGCTATAAATCCTGAAAATATTTTCATTGAGCCGGGGGCTGAAATACTTGCTTCCACCCTAAATGCTTCTGCGGGCCCTATTTATATAGGTAAAGATGCCATTGTCATGGAAGGGTCCAACCTGCGCGGCCCGCTGGCATTGTGCGAACATGCCCAGGTTAAAATGGGTGCCAAGATATACGGGGCAACAACCATAGGCCCCTGGTCGAAAGTGGGTGGTGAAGTCAATAACAGCGTGATTTTCGGCTATTCCAACAAAGCCCATGATGGTTTCCTCGGGCATTCTGTAATCGCCGAATGGTGTAACCTGGGTGCAGATACCAATACCTCCAATCTGAAAAATACTTATGACCAGGTGAAATTATGGAATTACCCTGACGAGTCATTTATTGAAACCGGTCAGCAGTTTTGCGGACTGATTATGGGCGATCATTCAAAATGCGGAATCAACACTATGTTCAATACCGGAACTGTGGTGGGGGTCAGCTCAAACATTTTCGGATCCGGTTTTCAAAGAAACTTTATCTCGTCCTTTAAGTGGGGAGGGGTGGCCGGATTTTCAGTTTTCCTGCCAAAAAAGGCCATTGAAGTGGCAAAAGGAATGTATGGCAGGCGTGAACTTGAGTTTACCGATATAGATGCAAAACTTATCGAGGATGTTTACAATCTGACACATAACTACCGGAGAATGTAAACTTTTTAAGTA
This sequence is a window from Lentimicrobium saccharophilum. Protein-coding genes within it:
- a CDS encoding radical SAM protein, whose translation is MKLTDAYFPYSFPAELADCVCCPRECHADRTAGPGGYCKSDAFPGVSSICLHRGEEPVIGGEQGICNVFFGRCNLQCIYCQNWQISSRNEAIQIEYQRIDSIVHAISKLLDEGCRAVGFVSPSHMVPQMLAIINALNDSGRKPVIVYNSNGYDRVETLKMLEGIVDVYLPDLKYMDSRLAHEYSDTGNYVSVARKALKEMFRQKGTALITDDAGQALSGLIIRHLVLPGNIENSMNVLRFIAEELSPGIHISLMSQYFPMPAVAGHPLLGRALTELEYKLVAEEMEALGLFKGWIQEAGSSGSYLPDFCFDHPFEKY
- a CDS encoding tetratricopeptide repeat-containing sensor histidine kinase, which produces MMGLLLLAGLLTSFSLTGFAMAGQESDSLRIVLEKAEGPVQQAAIIKQLSRLALSEGDYPVAIEYLNRELELRVVTGDSVSWANAHYNLGMIFSMIRSFDKAIHHSLIALEYFDRSRLYNEVANTCINLGFVYNETRNPDLAYSYYERALHIFNELSSKQGLEASYLNLGILSDKSIDQGKERQKFDEAQGGVRKANNASLIVIYTSLGKLNLNKNDLIQAENYLKQALDLAIQMGDQQYEAVIKVSLASVYFTSGRRPDAYRLAESGLELAKSLKIRNVILEAYAELAKISMGLNQPVLAYSFLDQYSKLKDSIYDEQQSYLLSQAQARFEVGRKELDSERLLRENLEQALKLERNKKSKVALIGVVIFIVILLAFFFKRYYFKTKAVDNLEDKNRLIETQKAELEQLIQTKDRFLSIIAHDLKNPFTSLLGFADLAYNEFDDITDAEKRSYLGIIRQSSQHIYSLLDNLLTWSRAQSGRIDFKPEPVDLSEIVETSIDVVRSMADNKQISLYTDFTKDVIVKADKNMLFTVLRNLLSNAIKFTQNGGSVTVSCNCSGGKAVVSVTDTGIGMNEDELSRLFRIDGNLKTSGTNNETGTGLGLILCQEFMNIHKSKIQARSTPGKGSTFSFTLEIIPK
- a CDS encoding DUF3127 domain-containing protein, which translates into the protein MAFEITGKLIEKFETQNVSDKFKKREFVIEYRDNPSSSFSEMLKFQLTQDRCSLIDAYNIGQDIRLWFNLRGRKWEKDGNVNYFTNLEAWKIEGAGAAPEQQAASSLPDTGIASTAADELTNDLPF
- a CDS encoding nucleoside deaminase encodes the protein MNDARKEFMAEALRLAEENISSGNGGPFGAVVVKDGKIIARGSNHVTSNNDPTAHAEVVAIREACTVLGDFQLKGCEIYCSCEPCPMCLGAIYWARPERIYFAASRQDAADAGFDDDFIYREISLNPGQRSIPAGQLLREEALHVFRQWKESDRKIPY
- the aat gene encoding leucyl/phenylalanyl-tRNA--protein transferase, yielding MKTDHRIKYLRTSDDFPPLSDCRADGLLAAGGDLSPGRLVKAYSSGIFPWYDASTPILWYSPETRCLLKPGSFRTSSSLKQKLKNGHFTFSFDKDFTRVIQFCAEVRRKQESGTWITPAMIAAYTGLHTLGLAHSVEVWHENRLAGGLYGVSLGKAFFGESMFHLVNDASKAALYYLCTKLAEKGFLFIDAQLPTPHLLSLGAYTVSRNDYIRLLMIALEADTSRGSWNQF
- the serC gene encoding 3-phosphoserine/phosphohydroxythreonine transaminase, encoding MKKHNFNAGPSILPQVAIENTAKAVLDLNGIGMSILEISHRSKDFQAVIDEATALFKELLNIPEGYQVLFLGGGASLQFCMVPFNLMSKKAAYLETGVWAKKAIKEAKLFGEVNVVASSADKNFTYIPKGYTVPADADYFHITTNNTIYGTEIRTDLDCNVPLIADMSSDILSRPVNVSKYAMIYGGAQKNLGPAGVTFVIVREDILGKVERAIPTMLDYRTHIKEGSMFNTPPCLPIFTVKETLKWIKSIGGVAAIEKMNIEKANILYNAIDNSKMFVGTAEKDSRSLMNICFVMKEQYKDREDAFMEFAKSRGMVGIKGHRSVGGFRASTYNALPKESVEALVACMHDFEKENA
- a CDS encoding type B 50S ribosomal protein L31, which translates into the protein MKKDIHPKDYRLVVFKDMSNDYTFVTKSTVATKDTIVWEDGKEYPLVKLEISNTSHPFYTGKIKLIDTAGRVDKFKTKYQKHFDNRNKA
- a CDS encoding GlmU family protein translates to MNYVLFDESRRDNLLPLTFMRPVADIRFGILTIREKWEYFLKCKTSTLTENYLSAKFPLVKEKENIIINGAVCPNDMLVEEIGQLQAGQALVKGDTVIAMYLNESDFEKPSGAVEEIETEAEFLEINNTWDIFAKNGLALAFDFELITKGRKSQKIPAHCLAINPENIFIEPGAEILASTLNASAGPIYIGKDAIVMEGSNLRGPLALCEHAQVKMGAKIYGATTIGPWSKVGGEVNNSVIFGYSNKAHDGFLGHSVIAEWCNLGADTNTSNLKNTYDQVKLWNYPDESFIETGQQFCGLIMGDHSKCGINTMFNTGTVVGVSSNIFGSGFQRNFISSFKWGGVAGFSVFLPKKAIEVAKGMYGRRELEFTDIDAKLIEDVYNLTHNYRRM